From Triticum urartu cultivar G1812 chromosome 2, Tu2.1, whole genome shotgun sequence, a single genomic window includes:
- the LOC125541117 gene encoding uncharacterized protein LOC125541117 — protein MDQFLDGHHVRLRSRVHGTYLHADGDGHGVSLHGRRSSMKAAWAVHIYQGGAADAQYVLLHSAAYGSYLAATDAPAPRGHRGLRVEQRNYDEGAEEAIRWEAVRFGSGDDVLLRHVTGRCLRANGPGRYLPWNNGVSVDDIDNARTRMLWVVEHISAREGMPPLPRPTGLPLPGGLAAMLPPRVIMYVRTSTEGAGIRRAAFMFHGRSVSRLRNKLARRLRDVMDVSNLAMCVQAGTHGRLTPLVVDLPHSGQDLHIVVFAAGTPVHMELRYPDVDGELVERYHQIHRSESTMDASGEHGIAERGGIISVTGSLGAGPVSTSPTQCADLPVDIIQKIIRNGTLCDVDRVCASLLNRHWRNSIIGVEEMADLANLPWLFLPSSASPCFFNPTKACLHPLGALPEGIRAARPCGSYPGGWLFLDGEASGQDHLLYNLKSGKRVTLPSSVINMEGTIRGETSLLMCALSRSPSCPGYEVATVLNQGSSGEHIIAMWSPQQEHWLEMSKTPEASIVDICYHRGVFLLLTRDEGLIKVIRHANGSRGIQMCNVVRSAGRVMDDLVEKRPQYSLDRRLVESTTGDLLMLIKISRLNRTGTITLYRLGVNHDTGEAEWLNYMSPAGGMGSSR, from the exons ATGGACCAGTTCCTGGACGGCCACCACGTGCGGCTGCGGAGCCGCGTGCACGGCACGTACCTGCACGCCGACGGGGACGGGCATGGCGTCTCCCTCCACGGGCGCCGCTCGTCAATGAAGGCGGCTTGGGCGGTGCACATCTACCAAGGCGGCGCTGCCGATGCTCAGTACGTGCTCCTCCACAGCGCCGCCTACGGCAGCTACCTCGCCGCCACGGACGCGCCGGCGCCGCGCGGCCACCGCGGGCTCCGCGTCGAGCAGCGCAACTACGACGAGGGGGCGGAGGAGGCCATCAGGTGGGAGGCCGTCAGGTTCGGGTCCGGGGACGACGTCCTGCTCCGCCACGTCACCGGCCGCTGCCTCCGCGCCAACGGGCCCGGGAGGTATCTCCCCTGGAACAACGGCGTCAGCGTCGACGACATCGACAACGCCAGAACGAGGATGCTCTGGGTGGTCGAGCACATCTCTGCCAGGGAGGGCATGCCTCCTCTTCCACGTCCGACCGGG CTTCCCTTACCCGGAGGACTCGCCGCCATGTTGCCGCCCCGGGTGATCATGTACGTGCGGACGAGCACCGAAGGGGCCGGCATCCGCCGCGCCGCGTTCATGTTCCATGGGAGATCGGTGTCCCGCCTGAGGAACAAGCTGGCCCGCCGGCTGCGTGACGTCATGGACGTCTCCAACCTCGCCATGTGCGTCCAAGCGGGTACTCACGGGCGGCTTACCCCACTCGTCGTCGACCTGCCCCACAGCGGCCAGGACCTCCACATCGTCGTCTTCGCGGCCGGGACGCCAG TCCACATGGAGCTGCGGTACCCGGATGTCGATGGAGAGTTAGTAGAGAGATATCACCAGATACATCGCTCCGAGTCGACGATGGATGCCAGTGGCGAGCACGGCATCGCGGAGCGCGGCGGCATCATCTCTGTGACT GGTTCTCTGGGAGCCGGGCCTGTGTCTACCAGCCCGACGCAATGCGCAGATCTGCCAGTGGATATTATCCAGAAGATCATCAGAAATGGCACCTTGTGTGATGTTGATCGCGTGTGCGCCTCCTTGCTCAACAGGCACTGGCGCAATAGCATAATTGGCGTGGAGGAGATGGCTGACCTGGCCAATCTGCCTTGGCTCTTTCTACCATCTTCGGCGAGCCCGTGCTTCTTCAATCCAACGAAAGCATGCCTTCACCCACTTGGAGCTCTTCCAGAGGGCATCAGGGCAGCCCGCCCGTGCGGATCTTACCCCGGAGGCTGGCTATTCTTGGACGGCGAAGCATCGGGACAAGATCATCTGCTGTACAATCTGAAGTCGGGCAAGCGGGTTACTCTTCCCAGCAGTGTCATAAACATGGAGGGGACAATAAGAGGTGAGACGTCGCTCTTGATGTGCGCTCTGTCCAGGTCTCCGTCATGCCCCGGATACGAGGTCGCCACAGTGCTCAACCAGGGATCAAGTGGTGAGCATATCATTGCCATGTGGAGCCCGCAACAAGAGCATTGGCTAGAGATGAGCAAGACACCGGAAGCGAGCATTGTGGATATCTGCTATCACCGCGGTGTGTTCCTTCTGCTGACGCGAGATGAAGGCCTAATCAAGGTGATTCGGCATGCTAACGGTTCTCGAGGGATCCAGATGTGCAATGTGGTTAGAAGTGCTGGTAGAGTCATGGATGACTTGGTTGAGAAACGGCCTCAGTATTCTCTGGACAGGCGGCTCGTAGAGTCGACGACAGGGGATCTGCTGATGCTCATCAAGATTAGCCGTCTAAACAGGACAGGCACGATCACTTTGTATAGGCTGGGAGTCAACCACGATACAGGCGAGGCTGAGTGGCTCAACTACATGTCACCTGCTGGGGGGATGGGTTCGTCCCGGTAG